A single genomic interval of Gemmatimonadota bacterium harbors:
- a CDS encoding RidA family protein yields the protein MTRIHTHSDRGPAAIGPYSQGIWAGDLLYLSGQTPIDPATGKLIDGDVEAQTHRCFDNLLAILGDAGLTSDDVIKCNVYLTDMADFPAMNAAYKTRFASPYPARTTVAVAGLPLGAQVEIELVARRSR from the coding sequence ATGACGCGCATCCACACCCACTCCGATCGCGGCCCGGCCGCGATCGGCCCGTACTCCCAGGGGATCTGGGCGGGCGACCTCCTGTACCTTTCGGGCCAGACGCCCATTGACCCCGCCACGGGAAAGTTGATCGACGGCGACGTGGAGGCCCAGACGCATCGCTGCTTCGACAACCTGCTCGCGATCCTGGGCGACGCCGGCCTCACGAGCGACGACGTGATCAAGTGCAACGTCTACCTCACGGACATGGCGGACTTTCCGGCGATGAACGCGGCGTACAAGACGCGCTTCGCCTCGCCGTATCCGGCCCGGACGACCGTCGCCGTTGCCGGATTGCCGTTAGGCGCCCAGGTCGAGATCGAACTGGTCGCCCGGCGCTCGCGGTAG
- a CDS encoding penicillin acylase family protein, whose product MKIRTLLIVFALAGCTGAASSPEVAAWEAQASNVTITRDDWGIAHVKGKTDADAVFGMIYAQAEDDFNRVETNYLASLGRLAEAEGEEAIWRDLRQKLFIDPEQLKRMYGESPDWLVKLMDAWAAGLNYYLHTHPDVKPRVITTFEPWMALSFSEGSIGGDIERVNLRGLQALHDSTPPKDVAVADPGVEPEPRGSNGIAIGGPMTANGKAMLLINPHTSFFFRSELQMTSDEGLNAYGAVTWGQFFIYQGFNEKAGWMHTSSNVDNVDEYIETIVQADSGVFYRHGKDLKPVTVRTIAVPYKTASGLATREFTTWRTHHGPVVRRADGKYIAMRIMEEPLKALRQSYLRTRVRNLAEFRETMALHTNSSNNTLYADAEGTYAYFHANFVPRRDTTYNYQVPVDGTNPATDWQDTHALDDSPNVVNPPNGWVYNTNNFPYTAAGPNSPKQSTYPGYFDEGTENPRGVHAIRVLSGRKNFTLDSLLAAAYDSYLPAFETSVPALVKAYDALPAASPLKAKLADPIAQLRTWDFRWSATSVPTAVAVFWGEEMFRRQRADEHPEAESMNGYEYMERGAAAQRLEGLAAAVDKLAADFGKWDTPWGDINRFQRISPEIVHPFDDAKPSIPVMFTSARWGSLASFGARPYPTTKKWYGTSGNSFVAVVEFGDKVRARAVSAGGESGHMDSKHFNDQAERYATGNLREVYFYPDQLTGHTEKTYKPGR is encoded by the coding sequence ATGAAGATTCGCACGCTCCTTATCGTCTTCGCCCTGGCCGGCTGCACCGGCGCCGCCAGCAGCCCCGAGGTCGCGGCCTGGGAGGCCCAGGCGTCCAATGTGACGATCACCCGCGACGACTGGGGCATTGCCCACGTGAAGGGCAAGACGGACGCCGACGCCGTCTTCGGGATGATCTATGCCCAGGCCGAAGACGACTTCAACCGGGTCGAGACGAACTACCTGGCTTCCCTGGGGCGACTCGCCGAGGCCGAGGGGGAGGAGGCGATCTGGCGTGACCTCCGGCAGAAGTTGTTCATCGACCCGGAACAGCTGAAGCGCATGTACGGCGAGTCACCGGACTGGCTGGTGAAGCTGATGGATGCGTGGGCGGCGGGGCTCAACTACTATCTGCACACGCACCCCGACGTGAAGCCGCGGGTCATCACGACGTTCGAGCCGTGGATGGCGCTGAGTTTTAGCGAGGGGAGCATTGGGGGTGACATCGAGCGGGTGAACCTGCGCGGTCTCCAGGCCCTGCACGACAGCACGCCACCGAAGGACGTTGCCGTGGCGGACCCCGGCGTGGAGCCGGAGCCGCGGGGCTCCAACGGCATCGCCATCGGTGGCCCGATGACGGCCAACGGCAAGGCGATGCTCCTCATCAATCCCCACACCTCCTTCTTCTTCCGCTCCGAGCTGCAGATGACCAGCGACGAGGGACTGAATGCGTACGGCGCGGTGACCTGGGGACAGTTCTTCATCTACCAGGGGTTCAACGAGAAGGCCGGCTGGATGCACACCTCCAGCAACGTGGACAACGTCGACGAGTACATCGAGACGATCGTCCAGGCCGACAGCGGCGTGTTCTACCGGCACGGCAAGGACCTGAAGCCGGTCACCGTGCGCACGATCGCCGTCCCCTACAAGACCGCATCCGGGCTCGCCACGCGGGAGTTCACCACCTGGCGCACGCACCACGGTCCGGTGGTCCGGCGCGCCGATGGCAAGTACATCGCCATGCGGATCATGGAGGAGCCGCTCAAGGCGCTGCGCCAGTCCTACCTGCGCACCCGCGTGCGCAACCTCGCCGAGTTCCGCGAGACGATGGCCCTGCACACGAATTCGTCCAACAACACGCTGTATGCCGACGCGGAGGGCACGTATGCCTACTTCCACGCCAATTTCGTTCCGCGGCGCGACACGACCTACAACTACCAGGTGCCGGTCGATGGCACCAACCCCGCCACCGACTGGCAGGACACCCACGCGCTGGACGACAGCCCGAACGTCGTGAACCCGCCTAACGGCTGGGTCTACAACACCAACAACTTTCCGTACACTGCCGCTGGCCCCAACTCACCAAAGCAGTCGACCTACCCTGGCTACTTCGATGAAGGGACCGAGAACCCACGCGGCGTGCATGCCATCCGGGTGCTCAGCGGCCGGAAGAACTTCACCCTCGACTCACTCCTCGCGGCGGCCTACGACTCCTACCTGCCGGCGTTCGAGACGAGTGTGCCGGCACTCGTGAAGGCCTACGATGCCCTCCCGGCCGCGTCCCCGCTCAAGGCCAAGCTCGCCGATCCCATCGCCCAGCTCCGCACGTGGGACTTCCGCTGGAGCGCGACCTCGGTCCCGACCGCCGTCGCGGTCTTCTGGGGCGAGGAGATGTTCCGTCGGCAGCGCGCCGACGAACATCCCGAGGCCGAGTCGATGAACGGCTATGAGTACATGGAACGGGGAGCGGCCGCCCAGCGCCTCGAAGGGCTCGCGGCGGCCGTCGACAAGCTCGCGGCGGACTTTGGCAAGTGGGACACCCCGTGGGGTGACATCAACCGCTTTCAGCGCATCAGCCCCGAGATCGTCCACCCCTTCGACGACGCGAAACCCAGCATCCCGGTCATGTTCACGTCCGCCCGCTGGGGATCGTTGGCCTCGTTTGGCGCACGTCCATACCCCACCACCAAGAAGTGGTACGGCACCAGCGGGAATTCCTTCGTCGCCGTGGTCGAATTTGGGGACAAGGTCCGCGCGCGGGCCGTAAGCGCCGGAGGCGAAAGCGGCCACATGGACTCCAAACACTTCAACGACCAGGCCGAGCGGTACGCCACGGGGAACCTGCGCGAGGTGTACTTCTACCCCGACCAGCTCACCGGGCACACCGAGAAGACCTACAAGCCCGGCCGCTGA
- a CDS encoding exo-alpha-sialidase, translating into MVGRRPGTLATPGATRVNWGAAAALAGLAACTATRGVAVPSVSPVELAARGFDAPVHRIPALALSTRGTLIAAWDARPTMADVPSHIRLVMRRSRDGGRNWDDLRVVRADTAPLGFGDPSLLVDRATGRVFLFHAASVRQGFFGGSTGTRDDDPDVLQADVSWSDDDGATWTHRRLTSGIKAPGWGGFFASSGAGVQLRSGRLLQPFVIRKDGATWAAVLRSDDHGDHWTMGALVGPGLDEFEVVELSNGTVMLNSRAKPYRLVAISTDGGVTFTVPRSDRALPDPANNASLIRVDPLAPPGTARARQLVFSNTADTLRRANLTLRLSCDDGATWRSSHVLAAGPSAYSTLVMLPDDVVGVLYEHGAYDGISFARLPLGTIGRC; encoded by the coding sequence ATGGTTGGTCGCCGGCCTGGCACTCTGGCGACGCCGGGTGCGACGCGCGTGAATTGGGGTGCGGCTGCGGCCCTCGCAGGGCTTGCGGCGTGCACCGCGACCCGTGGCGTCGCGGTGCCTTCCGTGTCCCCAGTGGAGTTGGCCGCTCGTGGTTTCGATGCGCCGGTCCACCGAATCCCGGCACTCGCGCTCTCCACCCGGGGCACGCTGATCGCCGCGTGGGACGCGCGACCCACGATGGCCGATGTGCCCAGCCACATCCGGTTGGTGATGCGTCGCAGCCGAGACGGTGGACGCAACTGGGACGACCTGCGGGTGGTCCGCGCGGATACCGCACCGTTGGGGTTTGGCGATCCCAGCCTCCTGGTGGATCGTGCGACAGGTCGCGTGTTCCTCTTTCACGCGGCCTCCGTGCGGCAGGGCTTCTTTGGAGGATCCACCGGAACCCGGGACGATGATCCCGACGTCCTGCAGGCTGATGTGAGCTGGTCGGACGACGACGGGGCCACGTGGACGCACCGCCGCCTGACGTCAGGCATCAAGGCGCCCGGGTGGGGCGGGTTCTTTGCCTCCTCCGGCGCCGGCGTGCAGCTGCGCAGCGGTCGCCTCCTTCAGCCCTTTGTCATCCGGAAGGACGGCGCGACGTGGGCGGCGGTGTTGCGCAGCGATGATCATGGCGACCACTGGACGATGGGAGCACTCGTGGGCCCGGGGCTCGACGAATTCGAGGTCGTCGAGTTGTCCAACGGCACGGTGATGCTGAACAGCCGGGCCAAACCGTACCGGCTGGTGGCCATCTCCACCGACGGTGGGGTGACGTTCACCGTGCCACGCTCCGATCGCGCGCTCCCGGACCCTGCGAACAATGCCTCGCTGATCCGGGTAGACCCGCTCGCCCCACCCGGGACGGCCCGCGCTCGGCAGCTGGTCTTCAGCAATACCGCAGATACCCTGCGACGCGCGAACCTGACGTTGCGCTTGTCCTGCGACGACGGTGCCACGTGGCGTTCCTCGCACGTCCTCGCTGCGGGCCCATCGGCCTACTCGACCCTGGTGATGCTCCCCGACGATGTGGTCGGTGTGTTGTATGAACATGGCGCATACGACGGCATCAGCTTCGCCCGTCTCCCACTCGGCACCATCGGGCGCTGCTAA
- a CDS encoding serine hydrolase, with amino-acid sequence MRRNLIGGTLLTLLGVVSSSACTSAPAVVASYPHEQEPIGTVRQSYDGALTPDLAVTTFRNIHRLFPSRVIRHGNTVRPLPPSTRPLGAVSFTQGDSTLTLDDYVARNRVAGLLVLKDGAVALERHEFGNTPATRWMSMSVAKSITATLVGAALRDGAIRSLEDSVTRYVPRLAGSAYDGVTIRNVLMMASGVSWNETYTNPASDRRRLLDAQISQVPGSAMTVMASLPRAAEPGTKNTYSTGETQVIGEVVRGAVKKPLADYLADVIWGPAGMEADGTWWLDSPEGIEIGGSGISATLRDYARFGQFILEDGVAHGRRFIPEGWSREAGSPKVLRNGTPLHYGYLWWPATTEAGRRDGAFSAVGIHGQSVYINPTAQVVVVAWGAQVHPTADGPVSDELVFDAIVAALR; translated from the coding sequence ATGCGTCGAAACCTGATTGGCGGGACCCTCCTGACCCTCCTCGGGGTCGTCAGCAGCAGCGCATGCACGAGCGCGCCGGCTGTCGTGGCGTCCTACCCACATGAACAGGAGCCGATCGGAACCGTACGGCAGAGCTACGATGGCGCGCTCACCCCCGATCTCGCGGTCACGACCTTCCGCAACATCCATCGGCTCTTCCCGTCGCGGGTCATCCGTCACGGGAATACAGTGCGGCCGCTCCCGCCATCGACGCGTCCACTCGGCGCCGTCTCGTTCACGCAGGGAGACAGCACCCTCACCCTGGACGACTACGTCGCGCGCAACCGGGTCGCCGGCCTGCTGGTCCTGAAGGACGGTGCCGTGGCCCTCGAACGCCACGAGTTCGGCAACACCCCGGCGACGCGCTGGATGTCGATGAGCGTGGCCAAGTCCATCACGGCCACCCTCGTCGGGGCCGCGCTGCGCGATGGGGCGATCCGCAGCCTGGAGGACTCGGTCACCCGATACGTGCCGCGCCTCGCGGGCAGCGCCTACGACGGGGTGACGATTCGCAACGTGCTGATGATGGCGTCTGGCGTGTCGTGGAACGAAACCTACACCAATCCTGCATCGGATCGACGCCGGTTGTTGGATGCGCAGATCTCCCAGGTGCCGGGGTCGGCGATGACGGTGATGGCGTCCCTGCCGCGTGCGGCCGAGCCGGGGACGAAAAACACCTACAGCACGGGAGAGACGCAGGTGATCGGCGAGGTGGTGCGCGGCGCGGTGAAGAAGCCGCTGGCCGATTACCTCGCCGACGTCATCTGGGGACCGGCCGGGATGGAGGCGGATGGGACCTGGTGGCTGGATTCCCCCGAGGGGATCGAGATCGGCGGGTCTGGCATCAGCGCGACGCTGCGCGACTATGCGCGCTTTGGGCAGTTCATCCTCGAGGACGGGGTCGCACACGGGCGGCGCTTCATACCCGAGGGATGGAGTCGTGAGGCGGGATCACCCAAGGTGCTGCGCAACGGGACGCCGCTGCACTATGGCTATCTCTGGTGGCCCGCCACCACGGAGGCAGGACGTCGGGACGGCGCGTTCTCCGCTGTGGGGATCCACGGCCAGTCCGTGTACATCAACCCGACGGCACAGGTGGTGGTGGTGGCCTGGGGTGCGCAGGTTCACCCGACGGCCGACGGTCCGGTCAGCGACGAGTTGGTGTTTGATGCGATCGTGGCAGCCCTGCGTTAG
- a CDS encoding FAD-binding protein, with the protein MHSHDLVESLRRALRGEVRGDQVARQQFASDASIYRIEPLAVAFPRDADDVSAAVEVAAAHGVPVLARGAGTSLAGQTVAAAVVLDFSRHMHALLAVDAAHQVARVQPGLVQDDLNRAVARHGLMFAPDTSTANRATLGGMIGNNSCGMRSARYGMTIDHVATVEVVLSDGSRAHLRATADDEIAARARGTTLEANLYRELPALISRHDAAIRRDMPPFWRRSGGYRLERMLPDRGPFNLANLVVGSEGTLALVTEATVRLVPTPKHVVAVAGHFHTVSEAIAATTDAQACDAAAIELVDHFILDLSRRSPMHRDVVSFLDGSPGALLFVEFYGDTVDEASAQADRLTTLWRSHGHGYAALRADTPATLKRFRELRASGQGLLLAAGQGGKRSIAFVEDTAVDPSRLVEYCERFASLLRGFHLEAGFYGHASAGCMHVRPFMDLSRPAEVATMRAVAEGVLALVTEFGGNNSSEHGDGLVRSEFNPRIHGAEVYGVMREVKGLFDPHHRLNPGKKVDAPPMTSHLRDQGRHAPVPIATHFASLADGGMYANANGCARIGQCRKSPGAGATMCPSYMATRDEQHATRGRAMALAEALRSPDPRAALGDGRLRESLDLCLECKACATECPLGVDMATLKSEVLAQVQAVEGTSWRTRFFGHARTLNAMGSAVAPLANAISQWRPVRAVMERALGIDRRRPLPVFAPETLSQWFARRATTRQRGAPAGTVAFFADSFTNYTEPQIGQAAIELLELAGHDVILVDDVCCGRSLISKGMLDHARARHTALAERLYPLAAAGVPIVGVEPSCLFTLRDELVTLGAAPDKAPAIAARVQLVESLLLEAIDAGRLSLTSRERRDILFHPHCHQKAASAVEPTAQLLQRIGGARVDVLDAGCCGMAGSFGFEHEHYDISMQVGELRLLPTVRAAPGAIIAATGVSCRQQVAHGTGRDAIHPLKLVHACVET; encoded by the coding sequence GTGCATTCCCACGACCTGGTCGAGTCCCTTCGGCGCGCGCTGCGCGGCGAAGTTCGTGGTGACCAGGTGGCACGCCAGCAGTTCGCGTCGGACGCCAGTATCTACCGTATCGAGCCCCTCGCCGTCGCCTTTCCCCGGGATGCCGACGACGTCAGCGCTGCGGTTGAGGTCGCTGCGGCCCATGGGGTTCCTGTCTTGGCGCGTGGTGCCGGAACCTCCCTGGCCGGCCAGACGGTCGCCGCGGCTGTGGTGCTCGACTTCTCGCGCCACATGCACGCGCTGCTCGCGGTGGACGCAGCTCACCAGGTGGCGCGGGTGCAGCCGGGCCTGGTGCAGGACGACCTCAACCGGGCGGTCGCGCGACACGGGCTGATGTTCGCCCCGGACACCAGCACGGCCAACCGGGCCACGTTAGGCGGGATGATCGGCAACAACTCGTGCGGCATGCGCTCGGCGCGTTATGGCATGACGATCGATCATGTCGCGACCGTCGAAGTGGTGCTCTCCGATGGCAGTCGCGCCCACCTCCGCGCGACCGCCGATGACGAGATCGCCGCGCGTGCGCGCGGCACCACCCTCGAGGCCAATCTCTATCGCGAGCTCCCCGCACTCATCTCGCGCCACGACGCGGCGATCCGACGTGACATGCCGCCATTCTGGCGACGCAGCGGTGGCTATCGCCTCGAACGGATGCTCCCCGATCGTGGACCCTTCAACCTCGCCAACCTCGTGGTCGGCTCCGAGGGAACGCTGGCCCTCGTCACGGAGGCCACCGTGCGCCTCGTCCCGACGCCAAAGCACGTGGTGGCGGTGGCCGGGCACTTCCACACGGTTTCCGAGGCGATTGCCGCGACCACCGACGCCCAGGCGTGCGACGCGGCGGCCATCGAGCTGGTCGATCACTTCATCCTTGACCTGTCGCGCCGCTCGCCGATGCATCGCGACGTCGTCTCGTTCCTCGACGGGTCGCCCGGCGCATTGCTGTTTGTCGAGTTTTATGGGGACACCGTTGACGAGGCATCCGCACAGGCGGATCGCCTCACGACCCTCTGGCGCTCTCATGGCCATGGGTATGCGGCGCTCCGTGCGGATACGCCGGCCACCCTCAAACGCTTCCGGGAGCTGCGCGCGTCCGGCCAGGGGCTCCTGCTGGCCGCCGGACAGGGAGGCAAACGTTCGATTGCCTTTGTGGAAGACACGGCTGTGGATCCGTCGCGCCTCGTGGAGTACTGTGAGCGATTCGCGAGCCTCCTGCGCGGCTTTCACCTCGAGGCCGGCTTCTACGGCCACGCCTCGGCGGGCTGCATGCACGTGCGTCCCTTCATGGACCTGAGCCGCCCCGCCGAGGTGGCGACCATGCGCGCGGTCGCGGAGGGGGTGCTGGCCCTCGTCACCGAGTTTGGTGGCAACAACTCGAGTGAACACGGCGACGGCCTGGTGCGGAGCGAGTTCAACCCACGGATTCATGGCGCCGAGGTGTACGGCGTCATGCGCGAGGTGAAGGGGCTCTTTGATCCCCACCACCGGCTGAATCCCGGCAAGAAGGTCGATGCGCCGCCGATGACGTCTCACCTGCGTGACCAGGGTCGCCATGCGCCGGTCCCCATCGCCACGCACTTCGCCTCGCTGGCGGATGGGGGGATGTACGCCAACGCCAACGGGTGCGCCCGCATTGGGCAGTGCCGCAAGTCGCCGGGCGCCGGCGCGACCATGTGTCCGTCGTACATGGCGACGCGCGACGAACAACATGCCACGCGCGGGCGGGCGATGGCCCTGGCCGAGGCGCTGCGGTCACCCGATCCCCGGGCCGCGTTAGGCGATGGACGCCTGCGCGAGTCGCTGGACCTGTGCCTTGAGTGCAAGGCCTGCGCCACGGAGTGCCCCCTCGGCGTGGACATGGCCACCCTCAAGAGCGAGGTGCTCGCCCAGGTGCAGGCGGTCGAGGGAACGTCCTGGCGCACGCGCTTCTTCGGCCACGCACGCACGCTCAACGCGATGGGGAGCGCCGTGGCACCCCTCGCGAATGCCATCTCCCAGTGGCGGCCCGTCCGCGCCGTCATGGAACGCGCCCTGGGGATCGATCGCCGGCGACCGCTGCCGGTGTTTGCCCCGGAGACCCTGTCCCAGTGGTTCGCCCGTCGTGCGACCACCCGGCAGCGTGGCGCCCCGGCCGGCACCGTTGCCTTCTTCGCTGATTCCTTCACCAACTATACAGAGCCGCAGATCGGACAGGCGGCGATCGAGTTGCTGGAGCTGGCGGGCCACGACGTCATCCTGGTGGATGACGTCTGCTGCGGTCGGTCGCTGATCTCGAAGGGGATGCTGGACCACGCACGGGCGCGCCACACCGCCCTCGCCGAGCGCCTGTATCCGCTGGCCGCGGCGGGCGTACCGATTGTCGGCGTCGAGCCGTCTTGCCTGTTCACCCTGCGTGACGAGTTGGTCACTCTCGGCGCCGCTCCGGACAAGGCACCGGCGATCGCCGCCCGCGTCCAGTTGGTCGAATCCCTCCTTCTGGAGGCGATCGATGCTGGCCGGTTGTCGCTCACGTCGCGCGAACGGCGGGACATCCTCTTTCACCCGCATTGTCATCAGAAGGCTGCATCCGCCGTGGAGCCGACCGCACAGCTGCTGCAGCGCATCGGTGGGGCGAGGGTCGACGTCCTTGACGCAGGGTGTTGCGGGATGGCCGGTTCGTTCGGCTTTGAGCACGAGCACTACGACATCTCGATGCAGGTTGGCGAATTGCGCCTCCTGCCGACCGTGCGCGCGGCACCCGGGGCCATCATCGCGGCGACCGGGGTCTCGTGTCGCCAACAGGTGGCACATGGGACAGGCCGCGACGCGATTCACCCTCTCAAACTGGTGCATGCATGCGTCGAAACCTGA
- a CDS encoding endonuclease/exonuclease/phosphatase family protein has product MPYYASLNPKRPDDRRTAEGLLRLRLALGAEVPAKSIDDTLLIASWNLREFGGTKYGGREREALFYIAEVISHFDLVAVQEVRDNLDVLDDLMRLLGGWWDYLVTDVTVGRQGNGERLAFIYDKRKVNFGGLAGEITSAMVKSGDTLSIPRAFARSPYLVGMQAGWFKFTLCTGHLYYGEDKADDPVRLAEMRELVELLKDRVDAKDRWARNSILLGDFNIFRESDQTFAALTTVFEVPPAIKGRRTNQSRTKPFDQIAFLSPDVGNQIADARGGVFDYYQHVYRDADAALYPVPDGTTFSTWRSYKMSDHLLLWTEVKVDFGAEYLKKKATPPA; this is encoded by the coding sequence ATGCCCTACTACGCGTCGCTCAACCCCAAGCGTCCCGACGATCGTCGGACCGCCGAAGGACTCCTCCGGCTCCGCCTCGCCCTCGGGGCGGAAGTGCCGGCCAAGAGCATCGACGACACCCTGCTCATTGCCTCCTGGAACCTCCGCGAGTTCGGGGGCACCAAGTACGGTGGCCGTGAGCGCGAGGCGCTGTTCTACATCGCCGAGGTGATCTCGCACTTCGACCTCGTCGCTGTCCAGGAAGTGCGCGACAACCTGGATGTGCTGGACGACCTCATGCGCCTGTTGGGCGGGTGGTGGGACTACCTCGTCACCGACGTCACCGTGGGACGCCAGGGGAACGGCGAGCGCCTCGCCTTCATCTATGACAAGCGCAAGGTGAACTTCGGGGGGCTGGCGGGCGAGATCACCTCCGCGATGGTGAAGTCCGGCGACACGCTGTCCATCCCGCGGGCGTTTGCGCGGTCGCCATACCTCGTGGGCATGCAAGCCGGGTGGTTCAAGTTCACGCTCTGCACCGGCCACCTCTACTACGGAGAGGACAAGGCGGACGATCCGGTGCGCCTCGCCGAGATGCGCGAATTGGTCGAGCTGCTGAAAGACCGGGTGGATGCCAAGGACCGCTGGGCGCGCAACAGCATCCTGCTGGGGGACTTCAACATCTTTCGCGAGAGCGACCAGACCTTTGCGGCGCTCACCACAGTGTTCGAGGTGCCACCGGCCATCAAGGGACGGAGGACCAACCAGTCCCGCACCAAGCCGTTTGACCAGATCGCGTTCCTCTCCCCAGACGTGGGGAACCAGATCGCCGACGCGCGCGGCGGGGTGTTTGACTACTACCAGCACGTGTACCGCGACGCCGATGCGGCGCTCTATCCCGTCCCGGACGGAACGACGTTCTCCACGTGGCGTTCCTACAAGATGTCGGACCACCTGTTGCTCTGGACCGAGGTGAAGGTGGACTTCGGCGCGGAATACCTGAAGAAGAAGGCGACACCACCGGCGTAA
- a CDS encoding PepSY domain-containing protein — protein sequence MRRLLARLHRWVGLATGLVVFVVGLTGAVYVWEAELFAMLHRRLVYAEPSGTRASADAILAAARRALPPDRPVIRLTWHADPRRSVVAMAQRLVDDAPTYFHEFLYYDEVFIDPSTARVLGVVDRKHDWIFITRMIHTNLLLSTRGTWVVATSTIVFVLMVIVGMVLWWPRTRAVWRTRLVPRLSGPWKRTVFDTHNVLGAWGALGMLVLALTGPVWTWKWYEGAIAWLFTGEARITAPPVEKPRLLDAPPIAEPLQAALATIRTRIPDGRRYMVDLPGGKFGALTVGVIYDHGSAWEEYDRYFFDPRTATLTGDERFDEKNLGLRWRNSNYGLHTATLYGWPMQVAGTLLCLLVASLPVTGVLIWFPRWRRRRRQGG from the coding sequence ATGCGACGCCTTCTCGCACGGCTCCACCGCTGGGTCGGGCTCGCCACCGGCCTGGTGGTGTTTGTCGTCGGCCTGACCGGCGCGGTGTATGTCTGGGAAGCCGAGCTGTTCGCCATGCTCCACCGCCGGCTCGTCTACGCGGAGCCGTCGGGCACGCGCGCGAGCGCCGATGCAATCCTGGCCGCGGCCCGCCGTGCCCTGCCCCCTGATCGCCCGGTCATCCGCCTCACCTGGCACGCCGATCCGCGTCGTAGCGTCGTCGCGATGGCCCAGCGGCTTGTTGACGACGCCCCGACCTACTTTCACGAGTTCCTCTACTACGACGAAGTCTTCATCGACCCGTCCACCGCGCGGGTGCTTGGCGTGGTCGACCGAAAGCACGACTGGATCTTCATCACGCGGATGATCCACACCAACCTGCTGCTCTCCACGCGCGGCACCTGGGTCGTCGCCACCTCAACGATCGTGTTCGTGTTGATGGTGATCGTGGGGATGGTGCTCTGGTGGCCCCGCACCCGCGCCGTCTGGCGAACCCGGCTCGTGCCCCGGCTCTCGGGTCCATGGAAGCGCACGGTCTTTGACACGCACAACGTGCTCGGCGCCTGGGGCGCGTTGGGGATGCTGGTGCTCGCCCTGACCGGCCCGGTGTGGACCTGGAAGTGGTACGAAGGAGCGATCGCGTGGCTGTTCACGGGCGAGGCACGCATCACCGCCCCACCCGTGGAGAAGCCGAGGCTGCTCGACGCGCCCCCGATCGCCGAACCGCTCCAGGCGGCCCTCGCGACGATTCGCACGCGCATCCCGGACGGGCGGCGCTACATGGTCGACCTTCCGGGCGGCAAGTTCGGGGCGCTGACCGTCGGGGTGATCTACGACCACGGGAGCGCGTGGGAGGAGTATGACCGGTACTTCTTCGACCCACGCACGGCGACCCTCACCGGCGACGAGCGCTTCGACGAGAAGAACCTCGGCCTCCGATGGCGCAACTCCAACTATGGCTTGCATACGGCCACGCTGTACGGGTGGCCGATGCAGGTGGCGGGCACGCTACTCTGCCTGCTGGTGGCGAGCCTGCCGGTGACCGGGGTGTTAATCTGGTTTCCCCGGTGGAGGCGCAGGCGCAGGCAGGGAGGCTGA